The Cellulophaga sp. L1A9 genome window below encodes:
- a CDS encoding universal stress protein, with protein sequence MKNILVPIGTSPESHETLQYAVDFAVQFSSEIYVMEVFSISGNAGTLSNISGKITENSIERLKEIIAKVDAKNIVIKIATYNGDIVSGVKDIDKELGIDLMIISPKSNDIKEGLYLGNTSGKIVKQTNIPCLVVPKGSVFKPYVTILTAFKSGVLKRNRILVPLIQIKKKFGSVVNLLLVKTPGYTDADLKINTALMDISSQLTLTENATTYLGVLEHFQAQHPDLLCVFRRKRGFFKTLWEKNTISKKEFNSSVPVLVLSVKKD encoded by the coding sequence ATGAAAAATATCTTAGTTCCGATTGGTACCTCACCAGAATCTCATGAAACTTTACAATATGCAGTAGATTTTGCTGTACAATTTTCATCTGAAATTTATGTCATGGAGGTGTTCAGTATCTCTGGAAATGCGGGTACGTTGAGTAATATTTCTGGGAAAATTACAGAAAACAGTATCGAACGTTTAAAAGAAATTATTGCAAAGGTAGATGCTAAGAATATTGTTATTAAGATTGCAACGTACAATGGAGACATTGTCAGTGGCGTAAAAGATATTGATAAGGAATTAGGGATTGATTTAATGATTATTTCTCCAAAAAGTAATGATATCAAAGAAGGCTTATATTTAGGGAATACGTCCGGTAAAATTGTAAAGCAAACCAATATTCCATGTTTAGTAGTCCCTAAAGGAAGTGTTTTTAAACCCTATGTAACTATACTTACAGCATTTAAATCAGGTGTTTTAAAGCGTAATAGAATTTTGGTGCCATTAATACAAATTAAAAAGAAATTTGGTTCTGTCGTTAATCTTTTATTGGTAAAAACACCGGGGTATACGGATGCCGATTTAAAAATAAATACGGCTTTGATGGACATAAGTTCACAACTTACGTTAACAGAAAATGCGACAACTTATTTAGGAGTTTTAGAACATTTTCAAGCACAACATCCAGATTTATTATGTGTATTTAGACGCAAAAGAGGGTTCTTTAAAACTTTATGGGAAAAGAATACCATTTCCAAAAAAGAATTTAACTCTTCAGTTCCTGTTTTAGTTCTAAGCGTTAAGAAAGATTAA